A genomic region of Leptolyngbya sp. NIES-2104 contains the following coding sequences:
- a CDS encoding glycosyltransferase family 4 protein, which translates to MKLLIQHTHRPGEISGVMTYINAIVPGLNAAGVETQILSTQTTPVKSWIAAIQWADIVHMNSSHLGFALLCKLFAKKIAIKYHYLFYISTHSHYEKMSLWKRLKLEFIQTLPKSNYPLKWKLHALIKWARFGTRFATALLCDRHIACSQFLAESLSFPWSVAALNYPIESTSGEKTLEALIQPYTFTYVGRLNPDKGVDLLLRATKLLGEQSFQVKIIGNGQDLEQLKLLVEELEIGDRVEFLGGRSSKEILEIVRSSLALVVPSRWQEPAGYVALEASSVRTCSIVSKVGGLPEMAGSSNLFFDREDYKTLAQQMQLCLENPTEALERGDQAHQYIAENFTSEKAVRELLELCQELMPNLPALVS; encoded by the coding sequence ATGAAACTACTGATTCAACACACGCACAGACCGGGTGAAATTTCGGGCGTTATGACTTACATTAATGCGATCGTACCCGGTCTTAATGCTGCTGGAGTCGAAACCCAAATTCTTTCGACTCAAACAACTCCCGTTAAATCCTGGATTGCAGCGATTCAATGGGCGGACATTGTTCATATGAACTCTAGTCACTTAGGATTTGCGCTGCTTTGTAAGCTGTTTGCTAAAAAGATTGCTATCAAATATCATTACTTGTTCTATATCTCTACACATTCGCACTATGAAAAGATGTCGCTTTGGAAGCGATTAAAGCTTGAGTTTATCCAAACCTTACCAAAATCGAACTATCCGCTAAAGTGGAAGCTGCATGCATTGATCAAGTGGGCAAGATTTGGAACGCGATTTGCAACGGCTTTATTATGCGATCGACACATTGCCTGTAGTCAGTTCTTAGCTGAATCTCTTAGCTTTCCGTGGTCTGTTGCTGCTTTGAACTATCCGATCGAGAGTACATCCGGTGAGAAAACGCTTGAAGCTCTCATACAGCCTTATACGTTTACTTATGTGGGTCGGCTCAATCCTGATAAAGGTGTAGATTTGCTGCTTAGAGCTACAAAGTTACTCGGTGAACAGTCTTTTCAAGTCAAAATCATTGGCAACGGACAAGATTTAGAGCAACTAAAATTACTGGTTGAAGAATTGGAGATTGGCGATCGCGTTGAGTTTCTCGGTGGTCGATCGAGCAAAGAAATCTTAGAGATTGTGCGATCGTCTTTAGCGTTAGTGGTTCCTTCTCGCTGGCAAGAACCCGCTGGATACGTGGCACTTGAGGCTTCTAGTGTTCGGACTTGCTCGATCGTTTCTAAAGTTGGTGGCTTACCAGAGATGGCGGGAAGCTCGAACTTGTTCTTCGATCGAGAAGACTACAAAACACTCGCTCAACAGATGCAGCTTTGTTTAGAGAATCCCACTGAAGCACTGGAGCGCGGCGATCAAGCGCATCAATACATTGCTGAAAACTTTACTTCTGAAAAAGCAGTTCGAGAGCTTTTAGAACTCTGTCAGGAACTTATGCCAAACTTACCTGCTTTAGTCTCATGA